In Phreatobacter cathodiphilus, the genomic window AGGCCGCCTCCCGCCAGACCAGCGCGTCCCGCCCCGTCGCGGCGCAGGCGAGGCGCAACAGCTCGGCGCAATCGGCCATGAGCTGCTCGTAGCTCTCCCCGACCCGATACCATTCCACCATGGTGAACTCGGGATGGTGCAGGGGCCCCCGCTCGCGGTTGCGGAAAACGCGGGCGAAATCGACGATCCGCGTCTCGCCGGCGGCGATCAGCTTCTTGGCGGCGAATTCCGGCGAGGTGTGGAGGTAGAGTTCGGCCCTGCGGCCGTCGATGCTCACCGCCTCGGTGGCGAAGGCGTGCAGATGGGTCTCGTTGCCCGGCGAGACCTGCAGGATGCCGGCCTCCACCTCGGTGAAGTCATGGCCCGCGAACCAGCCGCGCAGCGCCGCCTTGATCCGCCCGCGCGCGACGAGAAAGGGCCGGCGGTCGGCATGTCGGTCGGCATCCCACCAGGGTGAAACGGTCATCGCTCGGGACCCATGACCTTCGGCGTCATTGCCGAAGGGCCGCCCCCCTCATAGGCTCCGCGCCTTGCCGAGAAAACCTCCCCCGAGTGCCTGATGACCGATGCCCTCCACCCGCTCGACGCGGCCGTCACCTTCTCGCCCGCCGCCGACGGGGCCCTCGCCGGCCGCACCTCGCCGGCCTACTGGAACATGGTCGGCCCCTTCGGCGGCGTCACCGCGGCGCAGCTCCTGAAGGCGGCGATCGACCATCCCGCCCGCATTGGCGAGCCGGTGGCGCAGACGGTGAACTTCTGCGCGCCCATTGCCGAGGGCGACTTCTCGATCCGCGTGAAGGAGGTGCGCTCCGGCCGCTCGGTGCAGCATCTCTATGCCGAGCTGGTGCAGGGCGAGACCATCGCCGCCAACGCCACCATGGTCTTCGCCCGCCGCAGCGAGACCTGGCGCCATCACGCGAGCGCCATGCCGGAGGCGCCGCCGCCGGAGGCCGTCCCCGTCCTCGGCCGCAAGCCGCCGCTGGCCTGGCTCGACGCCTATGAGTTCCGCTATGTCACCGGCCTGCCGGTCATGGGCAACCAGGCCCATGCGACACCGCAGAGCGCGAAATCGCTCATCTGGGTCGCCGACCAGCCACCGCGCCCGCTCGACCACGTCTCCCTCGCCGCGCTCTGCGACATCTTCATCGTCCGGGTCTTCCAGGTGCGCGGCCTGCGCACGCCGGCCGCCACCGTCTCCATGACCTCCTATTTCCACGCCGATGCGGCCGAACTCGCCGAGCAGGGCACCCGCCCCGTCCTCGCCAAGGCCGATTCGGTGCGGTTCGGCGACCAGTTCCACGACCAGCAGGCCGAGCTCTGGTCGGCGGCCGGCAAGCTCCTCGCCACCACCTCGCAGGTCGTCTGGTTCCGCGAATAGCGCGCGGGGGTGGCGCTTCGCCGCGACTTCGTCTATGCGACGGCGCGACAGATCATGCGGGACCGAGCCCGCCCCATCCCAAGGACAACACCCGTGCCGAAGGTCATCGCCTCCTCCGTCCGCAAGGGCAACATTCTCGAAGTCGACGGCAAGCTCTACCTGATCGTCACCGCCCAGAACATCCATCCCGGCAAGGGCACCCCGGTGACCCAGGTCGACATGCGCCGCCTCTCCGACGGCGTGAAGGTGTCCGAGCGCTGGCGCACCACCGAGATGGTCGAGCGCGCCTATGTCGAGGACCGGCCCTACACCTACCTCTACTCGGACGGTGACGGGAACCACTTCATGAACAAGGAGACCTACGAGCAGATCGCGGTCCCCGACGACATCCTCGGCGACGCCAAGCCCTATCTCCAGAACGAGATGGAGGTGAAGCTGTCGGTGTACGAGGGCAATGCGGTGGGCATCGAACTGCCGCAGCGCGTGACGCTGGAGGTGGTCGAGACCGAGCCTGTCACCAAGGGCCAGACCGCCTCCTCCTCCTACAAGCCGGCGATCCTGTCGAACGGCGTTCGCACGCTGGTCCCGCCGCATATCGGCGTCGGCACCCGCATCGTCGTCATGACCGAGGACGGCTCCTATTCCGAGCGCGCCAAGGACTGAGCGTCCGCCGCTGCGCCGACTTCGGAAAGGCCGGGCCAGCGCCCGGCCTTTTTCGTGCCCGCGGCGCAGGGACGTCGAAGGCCCCACCCGCACCCTCCCCGCGCTTCGCGCGGACAGGGGGACCATGGCGTCCCGCCTTCTTTGCGACGGCAGTGCCTGGCTCCACCCCTCAGACGATGCGGGCGGCCGAAGACCCACTCCCCGCGTAGCGGGGAGGGTGCGGGTGGGGCGATCAAGAGGCGAACCCTGGCCGCCGCCTCACGCCTTGGCGAGCGCCTTCGCGAAGGCGTAGCTGTCCGGATAGACCTCGTAGGTCGCAACGCGCTCGCCCTCGAAGCGGAACAGGTTGACGGCCCGCACCTTCAGTTCGTCGCCGCTGGCGCGCACGCGCCAGTGCCCCTCGAGCACGATGACGACGCCGCCCTCGCCCTCGATCCGCCCCACCGTCTCGATGGACAGGATCTCCAGGTGCTCGGCGACGCGCCTGAAGAAGGTCACGACCTTGGAGCGCCCCTCCCAGACCCCCGCCCAGGGCACGATGCCCGGCGGGCCGTTCCAGCGGACGGTGACGTCGTCGGTGGTGACGGCGGCGAGGGCGCCGGCATCGCCCGCCTTCAGGGCGGCGTACCAGCGGTCGAGAATGGCCTGGCTCATGGCGCCTTCATGCCGGGAGCGCCCGCTCAGCGCAAGACTCGGATGATGCGGGTGAGGTCGAGCAGCGTCACCAGGGCCGAGGCGACATAGGTCAGCGCCGCCGCCCGCAGCACCGATCGCGCCGCCGGCAGGTCGTTCTCGTGCAGGTAACGGCCGCGGGTGAGCGCCGGCAGCGCCTTGCCGAAGCTGGCGTCGAACTCCATCGGCAGGGTCAGCACGTGCATGGCGAGGCGCGAGCCGAGAAGGGCGAGGGCGACGACGATCTGCAGCACGGCGATGGCCGGCGAGCGGACGAAGGCGAGCACCAGCGGGGCCGTGGCGAAAAGGATGGCGGCGCCGATCTCCAGCTTCTGCGCCGCCTGCGCCATGCGGATGCGCCAGAGGAACAGCCGGTCCCCGTCGCGATGCTGCACGGCGTGGCCGACCTCGTGGGCGGCCACCGCCACCGCCGTCACCGAGCGGCCGTCATGGACCTCCGGCGACAGGCGCACGACGCGGTCGATGGGGTCGTAGTGGTCGCCGGCGTCGGTGCGCTCCACCTTCACGTCCGTGAGGCCGGCCTGTTCGAGAAGGTGCTCGGCGAGTTCGCCGCCGGTGCCGGGAAAGTCCTGGCGCTCGACGCCGTGGCGGCGCATCTGCGCCTTCACCCACCATTGCGGGCCGAAGATGAGGGCGACGAGGGCGGCGACGCCGAGGAGGATGAGGAAGGGCATGATGCGTCTTAAGTCGTCATGCCGCTTCGGGAAGTTCAAGGGGCGGCGGGACGGCCGCGACCGATGGCCCCAGGCTCAGGCCAGCCAGCGCTTGCGCCGCTTGTAGCTCTTCACGTCGCGGAAGCTCTTCTTGTCGCCCTCGGAGACGCCGAGATAGAACTCCTTCACATCCTCGTTCTCGCGCAGCGACTTGGCGTCGCCGTCCATGACGATGCGCCCCGTTTCCATGATGTAGCCGAAGGTGGCGTAACGCAGCGCCATGTTGGTGTTCTGCTCGGCGACGAGGAAGGAGACGCCCTCGCGCGCATTGATGTCGCGGACGATCTCGAAGATCTGCTCGACGATCTGCGGCGCGAGGCCCATGGAGGGTTCGTCGAGCAGGATCATCTTCGGCCGGCTCATCAGCGCCCGGCCGATCGCGCACATCTGCTGCTCGCCGCCGGAGGTATAGCCGGACATCGAATGCCGGCGCTCCTTCAGGCGGGGGAAATAGGCGTAGATCTTCTCCATGTCCTCGCGGATGGCGGCCTTGCCGTCGCGGCGGGTGAAGGCGCCGGTGAGCAGGTTCTCCTCGATGGTGAGGTGGCCGAAGCAGTGCCGGCCCTCCATCACCTGGATGCAGCCGCGGCGCACGAGATCGTTCGGCGAGAGGGCCTGCACCTCCTCGCCCTCGAAGACGATGGAGCCCTTGGTCACCTCGCCGCGCTCGGCGTGGAGGAGATTGGAGATGGCCTTCAGCGTGGTGGTCTTGCCGGCACCGTTGGCGCCAAGAATGGCGACGATGCCGCCGCGCGGCACCACGAGCGAGACGCCCTTCAGCACCAGGATGACGTGGTCGTAGATGACCTCGATGTTGCTGACGTCGAGGATCAGGTCCTGGGCGGGGGCCGGCGCCGGGGTCGCTTGGGTCTGGGCGGTCATGGGTTTATCCGCAGGTGATGGAGCCGATCGGCCTGATCTGCATCGGACAATTGCGTCCTTCGAGGCTCGGGCTCCCGCCCTCGCACCTCAGGATGAGGGGCAAGTGCCATGCTCCTCGGACAATGAGGCGCGACCCTCAAGCCTCGCCTGAGGCTGATGCCAGTCGCTCCATCCTCATCCGAGGTGCGAGGGCGGAAGCCCGAGCCTCGAAGGACGCACTTCGGCCGTGCAGGGCGGGAGCCGCGGTTTCCCGCGGCCCCCGATGTTCAGAAGGCTCACGACCGCTGGTCGCAGGTCTCGGTGCGGCGCGGCCAGCCGGCGTTGGCTTCCGCATACTTCTTCGCCGCATCCTCGATCAGCGGGCGGACGACGTCGCGGATCGGCTCGATCCAGTCGCTGTCGCGCACGTAGCGGGTGCCGTCCCAGCGGGCGACGAAGACCCGGTTGTGGCCGTTGTGGTCGGCGCAGGTGAGCCGCACGGGAGCCGCGAAGCCCTCCATGCCGATCTCCTTCAGCCGCGCCTCGGTGATGTTCATCGTCTCGAAGCCGCGGCGAACGTCCTCGCCGGTGACCACCTTCTTGCCGGTGAGCTGCTGGGCGTGACGGATCGCCTCGACCATCAGCATCGAGTTGTAGACGCCGCGGTTGTAGAGGTTCTCGCCGACGCGCGAGCGCGCATCCACCCGCGACAGGTTCTTGTCGACCACGTGCTTCAGGATGTCCTGGATCACGGGGAACTCGGTGCCCGCCTGATGGAAGTTCAGGCTGCGGTAGCCCGCCGCCTGGGCGCCGCCGGCACGGGCGTCGTCGTCACCGCCGGCCCACCAGACGCCGACGAGGCGGTCGATGGGGAAGTTGTTGCGGATCGCCTCACGCACCGCGGTGGGGTTCATCGCGCCCCAGCCCTGGTTGTAGAGGTAGTTCGGCCGGTCGCGGCGGATGTTGAGCCAGATGGCGCTCTGGTTCTGCATGTCGGCGGCGGCCACCGGATAGAGCTTCAGAGTGAAGCCGTATTTCTCGGCCATGGCCTGCAGCACCGGGATCGGCTCCTTGCCGTAGGGCGCGTCGAGGTGGATCAGGCCGAGGGTCTTGCCGCGCAGCTTGTCGAAGCCGCCCTCGCGCTGGGCCATGTAGGAGACCATGACCGAGGCGCCGTCCCAGTAGGTGGCCGGCGGGTTGAAGATCCACGGGAAGGTGTTGCCGTCGGCCGAGGCCGAGAGGCCATAGGCCATGGACAGCATCGGGATCTTGTCGACGGCGGCGCGCGGGATGAGCTGCAGCGTGATGCCGGTGGAATAGGGGTTCACGACCACCGGATTGCGCGAGCGCAGCGAGTCGTAGCACTCCACGCCCTTCTTGGTATCGTAGCCCGTCTCGCATTCCTCGATGACGATCTTGACGCCGTTGATGCCGCCGTCACGCTGGTTGATCATCTCCAGGTAGTCGCGCATGCCATTGGCGATCGGGATGCCCGACGAGGCGAAGGGGCCCGTGCGGTAGCTGAGCAGCGGGATGAAGATGCTGTCCTGGGCCTGGGCCTTGGCCGGCATGGGCGCCGCCGAGGCGAGCCCTGCGGCGAAGGCGGCGGCCA contains:
- a CDS encoding acyl-CoA thioesterase encodes the protein MTDALHPLDAAVTFSPAADGALAGRTSPAYWNMVGPFGGVTAAQLLKAAIDHPARIGEPVAQTVNFCAPIAEGDFSIRVKEVRSGRSVQHLYAELVQGETIAANATMVFARRSETWRHHASAMPEAPPPEAVPVLGRKPPLAWLDAYEFRYVTGLPVMGNQAHATPQSAKSLIWVADQPPRPLDHVSLAALCDIFIVRVFQVRGLRTPAATVSMTSYFHADAAELAEQGTRPVLAKADSVRFGDQFHDQQAELWSAAGKLLATTSQVVWFRE
- the efp gene encoding elongation factor P, translated to MPKVIASSVRKGNILEVDGKLYLIVTAQNIHPGKGTPVTQVDMRRLSDGVKVSERWRTTEMVERAYVEDRPYTYLYSDGDGNHFMNKETYEQIAVPDDILGDAKPYLQNEMEVKLSVYEGNAVGIELPQRVTLEVVETEPVTKGQTASSSYKPAILSNGVRTLVPPHIGVGTRIVVMTEDGSYSERAKD
- a CDS encoding ABC transporter substrate-binding protein; translation: MKGFKWTMAAAFAAGLASAAPMPAKAQAQDSIFIPLLSYRTGPFASSGIPIANGMRDYLEMINQRDGGINGVKIVIEECETGYDTKKGVECYDSLRSRNPVVVNPYSTGITLQLIPRAAVDKIPMLSMAYGLSASADGNTFPWIFNPPATYWDGASVMVSYMAQREGGFDKLRGKTLGLIHLDAPYGKEPIPVLQAMAEKYGFTLKLYPVAAADMQNQSAIWLNIRRDRPNYLYNQGWGAMNPTAVREAIRNNFPIDRLVGVWWAGGDDDARAGGAQAAGYRSLNFHQAGTEFPVIQDILKHVVDKNLSRVDARSRVGENLYNRGVYNSMLMVEAIRHAQQLTGKKVVTGEDVRRGFETMNITEARLKEIGMEGFAAPVRLTCADHNGHNRVFVARWDGTRYVRDSDWIEPIRDVVRPLIEDAAKKYAEANAGWPRRTETCDQRS
- a CDS encoding zinc metallopeptidase, giving the protein MPFLILLGVAALVALIFGPQWWVKAQMRRHGVERQDFPGTGGELAEHLLEQAGLTDVKVERTDAGDHYDPIDRVVRLSPEVHDGRSVTAVAVAAHEVGHAVQHRDGDRLFLWRIRMAQAAQKLEIGAAILFATAPLVLAFVRSPAIAVLQIVVALALLGSRLAMHVLTLPMEFDASFGKALPALTRGRYLHENDLPAARSVLRAAALTYVASALVTLLDLTRIIRVLR
- a CDS encoding nuclear transport factor 2 family protein encodes the protein MSQAILDRWYAALKAGDAGALAAVTTDDVTVRWNGPPGIVPWAGVWEGRSKVVTFFRRVAEHLEILSIETVGRIEGEGGVVIVLEGHWRVRASGDELKVRAVNLFRFEGERVATYEVYPDSYAFAKALAKA
- a CDS encoding ABC transporter ATP-binding protein — translated: MTAQTQATPAPAPAQDLILDVSNIEVIYDHVILVLKGVSLVVPRGGIVAILGANGAGKTTTLKAISNLLHAERGEVTKGSIVFEGEEVQALSPNDLVRRGCIQVMEGRHCFGHLTIEENLLTGAFTRRDGKAAIREDMEKIYAYFPRLKERRHSMSGYTSGGEQQMCAIGRALMSRPKMILLDEPSMGLAPQIVEQIFEIVRDINAREGVSFLVAEQNTNMALRYATFGYIMETGRIVMDGDAKSLRENEDVKEFYLGVSEGDKKSFRDVKSYKRRKRWLA